The following coding sequences are from one Chanos chanos chromosome 12, fChaCha1.1, whole genome shotgun sequence window:
- the tril gene encoding TLR4 interactor with leucine rich repeats, protein MANYGFFRFLLSCNITLILFGASSGTVCPERCDCQQTQHLLCANRGLQSVPKGSPAEIAEGVRVFGLAGNFIHNISAFDFARYGNLMRLNLQFNQIQTIHPQAFEKLSKLEELYLGNNLISTIQPGTLQTLKKLTVLYINSNHFKDLTPASFSNLGSVTKLRLDGNSIETLNESVLKSFSTLMFLHLESNQLHHIHRGAFSGLTKLRFLNLSDNKQTELRDIFTFSHLRSLITLLLSGNQIRHVGNHVFQNLKKLSKLSLSNNRISVVDSDALKGLSRVREFMINGNELAEIPAGLLDPLERIEQLDFSDNRISRVASTAFEKLAHLKVLNLKNNRLTSLSGGVFGANGVLFNLDLSGNNWTCDCRMEKLKAWMTEVHSQGKLLTVFVRCHHPASLEGKYLDYVNNSQLVSQGNHSLSCVSAHRGQPMESRGGTVLENPVPRRESDMKRGERERTVWVQGDEGKREDGGKLPAEKKKQRKAVSGRSHPTLRGHQGHRKGPLTNTTELSVETTASATEPNSSSHDDEGGVPSSQAPEPAFQERFDLLLQERVRYHEGMTDACRFNRQSILNVSVDHATAHTATVHWSTAPDSGADVKGELMFRVLFDRFGHTPRFPRYVYTEGSARSVALHELRADSTYMACVESAVGGVLCQVAPRDHCVGFVTLSGSEHAGSNLQLVTVSALVINALLLLLIGGAWLGRVLKRRIKSRKSAVHGHVRHIYSTRRPLRTTMATTCATAEFSGYQSSRPLAEVGDLIQFPSDRFFDGGSTRREGDVMMPRFSN, encoded by the coding sequence ATGGCAAACTACGGGTTCTTCAGGTTTCTGCTCTCGTGCAATATAACGTTAATTCTGTTCGGAGCGTCCTCGGGCACGGTCTGCCCGGAGCGCTGTGACTGTCAACAAACGCAGCACCTTCTTTGCGCCAACCGCGGTCTGCAGTCCGTGCCCAAAGGCTCTCCAGCAGAGATCGCGGAGGGTGTGCGGGTATTTGGCCTTGCTGGCAACTTTATCCATAACATCAGCGCGTTCGATTTTGCCCGATATGGCAACCTAATGAGACTAAATTTACAGTTTAATCAAATACAGACCATTCACCCTCAAGCCTTCGAGAAACTCTCCAAGCTAGAGGAACTGTATTTGGGCAACAACTTGATATCAACAATACAACCAGGAACTTTACAGACCTTGAAAAAACTCACAGTATTATACATCAACAGCAATCACTTCAAAGACTTGACTCCAGCGTCATTTAGTAACTTAGGAAGTGTAACCAAGCTTCGACTTGACGGCAATTCTATTGAAACATTAAACGAGTCCGTTCTTAAGAGCTTTTCGACTTTAATGTTTCTACACTTGGAATCCAACCAGCTTCACCATATTCACCGGGGCGCATTTTCTGGTCTCACAAAACTTCGATTCCTGAACTTGTCGGACAATAAGCAGACGGAGCTGCGAGATATTTTTACGTTCTCCCATCTGAGGTCATTAATAACATTACTGCTTTCAGGGAATCAAATACGACATGTCGGAAATCACGTCTTTCAGAACTTGAAAAAACTCTCTAAATTGTCTCTTAGCAATAACAGAATCTCTGTAGTGGACAGTGACGCTCTGAAGGGACTGTCTCGCGTCAGAGAATTTATGATTAACGGCAATGAGTTGGCAGAAATCCCTGCCGGTCTTCTGGACCCGCTCGAGCGCATCGAGCAACTTGACTTCAGCGACAACAGGATCTCGCGCGTGGCCTCCACAGCATTCGAGAAACTTGCCCATCTGAAAGTCTTGAATCTGAAAAACAATCGGCTCACGAGTCTGTCCGGTGGCGTTTTCGGCGCAAACGGCGTTCTTTTCAACTTAGACCTGAGCGGTAATAACTGGACATGCGACTGCCGAATGGAGAAGCTGAAAGCTTGGATGACCGAGGTGCATTCTCAAGGGAAACTATTGACCGTTTTTGTGCGATGTCATCACCCCGCATCGCTGGAGGGAAAATATCTGGACTATGTAAATAATTCCCAGCTGGTGTCTCAGGGGAACCACAGCCTCTCTTGCGTGTCTGCACATAGGGGCCAGCCAATGGAGAGTCGCGGAGGAACAGTGCTGGAAAATCCAGTTCCAAGGAGGGAGAGTGacatgaaaagaggagagagggagagaacagtaTGGGTTCAGGGTGACGAGGGCAAACGAGAGGACGGAGGCAAATTGCCAgcagagaagaagaagcagaggaaggCCGTCAGCGGGAGGTCGCATCCCACCCTGAGGGGTCATCAGGGGCACAGGAAAGGACCTCTCACCAATACCACTGAACTGAGCGTGGAGACGACAGCCAGCGCAACTGAGCCAAACTCCTCGAGCCACGATGACGAGGGAGGAGTCCCGTCCTCCCAGGCCCCTGAGCCTGCCTTTCAGGAGCGTTTTGACCTATTACTGCAGGAAAGGGTGAGATACCACGAGGGAATGACAGACGCCTGCCGGTTTAACCGTCAGTCTATTCTCAATGTGAGCGTGGACCATGCGACTGCACACACAGCCACCGTTCACTGGAGCACGGCTCCTGACAGCGGTGCTGATGTTAAGGGAGAGTTAATGTTTCGTGTTCTGTTCGACCGGTTCGGACACACGCCTCGCTTCCCACGCTACGTTTATACTGAGGGCTCAGCCCGATCAGTGGCGCTTCACGAGCTCCGTGCAGATTCCACATACATGGCCTGCGTGGAGAGTGCTGTGGGTGGGGTCCTGTGTCAGGTCGCGCCCCGTGATCACTGTGTCGGATTTGTCACGCTGTCGGGATCGGAACATGCCGGGTCAAACTTGCAGCTCGTCACCGTGTCAGCGCTGGTGATCAATGCTTTGCTCCTTCTCCTGATTGGTGGGGCCTGGCTAGGGCGTGTCCTCAAACGACGAATCAAAAGCAGGAAGTCAGCAGTGCATGGGCATGTGCGTCACATTTACTCGACGCGGCGCCCGCTCCGCACTACCATGGCAACCACCTGTGCCACCGCCGAGTTCAGCGGCTACCAGAGCAGTCGGCCGCTGGCTGAGGTCGGTGACCTCATCCAGTTTCCCAGTGACCGTTTCTTTGATGGTGGCTCCACCCGCAGGGAGGGGGATGTCATGATGCCCAGGTTCTCGAACTAG